A region from the Lolium perenne isolate Kyuss_39 chromosome 4, Kyuss_2.0, whole genome shotgun sequence genome encodes:
- the LOC127294010 gene encoding probable carboxylesterase 18 codes for MAEEPPPRSKPKPPMSRIMRLTLRVVDYVSDATRRADGTVNRRVLSLLDPRVPAFSSPCRGVASRDVVIDPAIRLRARLFHPAARPADSAAPLPVIVFFHGGGFAFLSNASLAYDAVCRRIARYASAAVLSVDYRRAPEHRFPAPYDDGIATLRFLDDPKNHPADVPLDASRCFLAGDSAGGNIAHHVARRYVADVATFKHVRLAGLIAVQPFFGGEERTPAELRLHGAPIVSVPRTDWMWRAFLPHGADRSHEAACCATPEAAAGVDSPAFPPVLLVIGGYDPLQDWQRRYCEMLMGSGKDVTVLEYPDGIHAFFLFPMFDDARDLMTRIAEFVGGGQ; via the coding sequence ATGGCAGAGGAGCCTCCGCCGCGGAGTAAGCCGAAGCCGCCGATGTCGCGTATCATGCGCCTAACCCTCAGGGTCGTGGACTACGTATCCGACGCCACCCGCCGCGCCGACGGCACCGTCAACCGCCGCGTGCTCTCCCTGCTGGACCCTCGCGTCCCGGCCTTCTCCTCCCCGTGCCGCGGCGTCGCCTCCCGGGACGTCGTCATCGACCCGGCCATCCGCCTCCGCGCCCGCCTCTTCCACCCGGCCGCCAGACCAGCCGACAGCGCCGCGCCTCTCCCCGTGATCGTCTTCTTCCACGGCGGCGGGTTCGCGTTCCTCTCCAATGCATCCCTGGCCTACGACGCCGTGTGCCGCCGCATCGCGCGGTACGCCTCGGCTGCGGTGCTCTCCGTAGACTACCGCCGCGCCCCGGAGCACCGCTTCCCGGCGCCCTACGACGACGGCATAGCCACCCTCCGCTTCCTCGACGACCCCAagaaccaccccgccgacgtgccgCTCGATGCCTCACGCTGCTTCCTCGCCGGGGACAGCGCCGGCGGCAACATCGCGCACCACGTCGCCAGACGCTACGTGGCCGACGTCGCAACGTTCAAGCACGTCCGGCTCGCGGGCCTCATCGCCGTCCAGCCCTTCTTCGGCGGCGAGGAGCGGACGCCAGCcgagctccgcctccacggcgcGCCGATCGTGTCCGTGCCCCGCACCGACTGGATGTGGCGCGCGTTCCTCCCGCACGGCGCCGACCGTTCCCACGAGGCCGCGTGCTGCGCCACCCCTGAGGCAGCCGCAGGCGTAGACTCTCCGGCGTTCCCGCCGGTGCTGCTCGTCATCGGCGGCTACGACCCGCTGCAGGACTGGCAGCGGCGCTACTGCGAGATGCTGATGGGCAGCGGCAAGGACGTGACGGTGCTGGAGTACCCGGACGGCATCCACGCCTTCTTCCTCTTTCCCATGTTCGACGACGCGCGGGACCTCATGACACGCATCGCCGAGTTCGTCGGCGGCGGCCAGTGA